Genomic segment of Pochonia chlamydosporia 170 chromosome 1, whole genome shotgun sequence:
ATTCACACAAATTTCCAACGTCTAGTATTCTCTTCAATTTTCCATAAAGACAAATAATGATCTTCTCTTGCCAAGAGTATCCAGCCATTGTAAATGTGTAGTGTGTAGCCgtctcattcatctcaaaTACGAAACTCCTTTCCTTGACAAACATTCTGATATGAATACATGTGTATCAATATGGGCCAGGGCCAAACAATCGTAATATTCGCACAAGTCTGCCGCTATTATTCATTCCAAATAGTGTATATTTGGCGCATGACAGCGATACGTGGGAGGACAACCAGATCTCAGTTCAAACCCATTGAGTCTGGAATTCAGACTCGATTCGTAAATCCACTGGATAAATGTGAATGCCTGTCTAATACTATGCAACACTATCATGCTTCttgcatacctaggtatgtaaCCAATACTGCGCATTGTCATGCCCATAGTTTCGAAATCACTATACAAAAATCTACACTTCAATGATGAACGGAGACATTCGCGGACGCAAGGTGCCTAATTCTGTTTCATTATTCTGCTAGCCTAGTACTACAAATATTCGACTCGCTCCCAAACGCCTGAAATGACCCGGATAGCATATCCAGAAGACAGTAAGATCGATCCCTCCCGATGAGCCTGCTTGAAATCGAGTTCTAGGTTCGAAGTCTAAGTCGTGGAATCCCGTGGGGTTAGGCGCTTGAAATGCCCAAGGACACGAGTTGCTACAATCAGAGAAGCAGTTCTGCATTATCATGCCACACTTGTAGCAGTTGTTATTAGATTTCTGCCGCTCCCCGTTCTAGGTCCTTAGACACGCATACTCTGTTTCCAAGATTTCGCCACGAACCACACCTTTCAGCGTACAGCATACCCCAAGCATTTGACACCACGAACTTGTCTCTACCTTGGACAAATCCTCACAAGTAACGTGACCTTTGCGAGTGAGTTGGTGATTTGGGCTCTTGACAGCTAGCCTTGTTGCATTTGCCAGCATCGCCCGTCACACTTTTTCGAAGATATACATCTCCACCGATTCGGATTCCCGTCCCAAGACAGGAAGCGAAAGGACCTGCTTCTCCTGCGTAACCCAATCCTCTGCAGCCATGAGCTTAAAGAACTCCATCTCCGACGCATGACGCGGCTTCATCGCAATAAAGACCTTTGTCGAGAACTTCTCCTCATCGTCGGTAAATTCCGTATTCACGCGGTGAATAGCCGACAGCGAGTCCACCAGGGCAGGAAGCATGTCAACGTTGTAGGTGCAGTCGCTAAGCATGATGAGATCCCATCGACGGTCCTGGAATCGTCGTCCAAACTTGCCCTCCTTGGCTCGATTCCAGTCCATATTCTCGTACATGACTTGTGCGCGACCGAGATCCGATCCAGAGTGCTGCTGACGCAGGAGCGCCATGTTAGAGCGCACTCTACGTTCAGCCTCCTCCAGATCCGTCATCAAGATGGTGCACTCGCCCAGGCCGCGCGGGTACACGGCATACAGGCCCAGCCCAAGGATCCCGACACCGCAGCCCAGTTCCAGGACATTGACCTCCCGACTGTTCAGAATGCTGAGAAGCTTCCTCATGCAAGGGTGCTTGCTGGTTTCAAGGTCGGGGAATCTGTAGGCGCCGACCATGGCACAAAGCGAGACGACACCCGCATCCCAGACGTGACGGGCGATGCTGTCACCGAATTCTTCCTGTATCTCAAGATACTGGGGCTCATACTGGCCGCTCAGGAGGATGCGGCGCGTCGAGACATCATCGTCTGCTTCGGGGCCACTCATACCCACCCACACTGGCATGATGAGGCCGTCGGTGGGCTGGATAGAGGAGCGTAGGATGTTCTTAACCTCGTCGCCTAGGAGGCCAGACTCGGGGCTGATGCATATTTCTACGGATTGCCCACTCTGAAAGGCTTGTTGAATCTCGGGGGGAAACTCGAAAATAGGCTTGCAAACCCGCCTGCCGGCTTGCCATTTTAGTGCTCCTTTTTCGGAGAGACGACAGGCCGGATCTCCTGATACGGAGAGGACATGTGCTGTGACGACCAGGTCGATTGGTTCGTCTGGCGATAGAAACGAGTCTCCGAGATCGGTTGTGATTGTGAATACCAGCTCTGTCTGCATGGAGTCATTCGTGACAGTCATGCGCGGAGCGCGCAGCAGGCGAATGTAATgcatgttgttgctggaggttgttcttgatggtCGAGTGAGCTGGGAGTTTGGTGATGTGCTGATTCCTTCACCAGGGAGCAGAAGTGCGGGTGGAAGAAAAGTGTCTCCAGGACATTATTAGGTTTGGGAGAATTGCGTATTATATATTCCGAGGCCAAGCGTTGAACACGCCATGAATGAATGCTTGATGAAAGTGTGTTGGTGATTAGGTTTTCGATGCAGTGAATTTCAGTTTCGCGTACTGAAACTTTGACCTTGAAATTTAGGTGGATTGCCACGACGATTATCTGCAGCCGTTTTCGGCTTAGTCATGCTGGACCTCGAGCTCCCAGTGCCGCCATGTGGCATTGCACTCAAATGTCGACTTCAAGGTTGCTAGTCGCGGCACCTGGGTGGCTACATCGCGTTGTGAGAGCAAATCATAAAATGCAAGCATGCTTTGAATATGCATGGAAGAGCCCTCGACTCACCTCTaaattgaacttgatgaCTGATCGTGCAAGTTTCCCCCTGTCACCAACAGCTTGTGATCTGAGCCGGAGGTCTCCGCAGCTTGTGCCAGCGGTGTTCGCCGTAGTTATGGGGCACATGGCCTGCAATCGCCTGCAATCGCCTACCCCAGACGCCTATCGCGAGTGAACTCCCCGCAAATGACAAGAACTAGTTAACGTTATCGGCCAATATCAAAAACACTCAAATACAACAAATGTCGCTCTTTTGAATCATCCAAACCCATTGAACTTACATATAACAATCCCAGAATAGCCAATCACCTCACAATCCCAACATCCAAcatgtcctcctccaccacgGATGCAAGCGAGCTCATCTCCACGCTCCTCAAAACAGTAGAAGACCGCATCGTCCCTCTCACCCAGAAAGGCGTCGCATCCGGCTCAAAAGTATTCGGCGCAGCAATCCTATCCCGTTCAACACTCCGTCCCCTAACCGTGGCGACCAACAATGAGAGAGTATCACCACTTCTCCACGGCGAAATCAACTGCATCCAGCAGTTCTTCACAGTAGACTACCAGGACCCTTCTGCACGTCCTGACCCCCAAAAGGACTGCATCTTCTTCGCTACCCACGAGCCGTGCAGTCTTTGCCTGAGCGGTATTGCGTGGTCCGGCTTCAACGAGTTCTACTACCTCTTCACGTATGAGGATAGCAGGGATTTGTTCTCCATCCCTTACGACATTGATATTCTGGAGTCGGTGTTTCGGGTGCAGGGCGAGGAGAGTGATGATCAGGTCAAGAAGAGGGAGCTGTATAATAGGAATAACAAGTTTTTTAAGGGAAGGTCTGTTGAGGACTTGTTGGGTGATTTGGAGTATgaggcggagagggagaagTGGCGGATGGAGATTAAGAGGGTGAAGGAGTTGTACAAGTCGTTGAGTGAGACGTATcagaaggggaagaagtctGGGGCAGAGAGTTCTAGCGTTTGGAAATGAGGGAAATGAAGTTAAGTCAAGTGGCAACTAACTAGTTGTCGAACactggatgatggtggtgtatTAGTGTAGAGATAGAGTTGTTCTCAGCAAAATTCGGAATTAAGTCTGTGTCCAATGACAAGCATTTGCTAGTTAGTTGCCTATACGTAAGTATACCAGTCCTCAATTCGAGTTTCCGCAGGGGTTTTGTCACAATTTCCTATACGAGGTAACCGACGCTGTAAGTAACCTGTCACTTACACAATACCTCCGCGGACTTTGACAACGACGCAATGACTGCTAAACGCTCATACTCTCGTCTCGTGCACTCTTTCATTATATAATTCAACACTAGAAGCACAATATTCATCCAAATGTACAAATAGCATACACAGTTATCACTCACTCACCAAGTCCCAACACCTCCCCAAATCATCATCCCATCACTCACCAGCCACATCAACCCAAACACAATGCAAACCAACCCTCGCCATCTCCCTCATCAAAACCATCTGCAGACCGCCAACAATACAGGTACTCATCCCCCGCGGGCATTCGCATCCTCCACCCCTCCGCCACCATCGCCGACCCGGAGGCCAGACGCCATCTCCACACCCGGAACCACTCTTGCCGGCCGCATGCCCGAAGCTCCAGAACATCACGGAGATGATATGGACCTCAATTCACGCGGATTGGACCAGCCCAACTCCCCCTCTACTATTATAGCCTAAGCTGTTCTTTTGGCAGTCATCCGGACTAATGTACAGTCAGATTTGCTGAAGGAATTGCTCATTGTCAAGACGTGTCCCGTTCTAAGAAGACTCCGCATTATGGGCGTAAGCCCGCAGCATCGCATGAGGAGTGGATGTTGTCATGCCCGCATCGATAGGTGCATAGTCATCCCGAGGAGCGGTGGCAATAGTCATGCAGCTGCCCTAGCCTCAGTGGACGCTCTCTTCTCTTACCCCTAGATTCTTGTGTAAGCTGGAATTGTGGTCTTTGCAGCCGGGCGACACTGCACTTTCACTTTTATGGCCCCGTGTTTGTCCAACATGAATAAATGCACAATGTGGCTATCCGGGAAACACAAAGGACTACCGAAAGACTCGGCAATTTCGTCACTCATGACGGTCGAGACCTAAAAACAGCACAGAAATGAGGCTGTTCTACCTGTACGACAGGCAGCTTGAAGCCGTCGCCTCAACCGGCCGCCCCTTCATGCAAATGTTGCCGGCTTACAACCGCCGTTTGTGAAGTCCGCATAACGTGGCCGCGCCTCTCGCCCATTTGTCCTCGTGTTGACCACGCAAACAAGTTGTACAACAGGCCCGTTGCACAAAATACTACAAACTGGCCTCTCTAATTTCGCACAACAGGTGGTTGGTTCATGCATTGCCGCAAATAGATTCCCTTCTCAGTGTGAGAGGGGGGCCGTGGAGTGATCCGTGTGTTTGAATCGCGGGCCGCAGTGCGCCTCAAGATAGCATTGAAGGCCAGGGACAAGGGGGAAGATGGATGTAAGACAATGGGCAAACAAATCTGCAGCCCACCGTTGGAGTTTGCAAATGTCCAGGtgaacaaacaaacaaaactcAAATCGGGTCAAAATCCCTCCCTCATCGTGGTTGACGACGAGTGCCAACAGCCTTGTGCTcactctcctccaccaaatCTGCATGACAAGCCATTTCGTCTTGAGAAAGCGtattgcaccagactccaggATCTTATGAACAGCCTTCACTGTAACCCCAAGCTGTACGACATATTTGCAACACCCCATCGTTCTTTTGGGGGCTGTAATCACCCCATTGGCTGGTTCGCCACGAACCATGCCCGTCTTTCCCGCTCCATGACGGACGCAGACCTCTTCCTTGACATGCATATCATGCAAGCCCTTGCACATTAAGCGCCCTTTGCAACGCTGCTCTCGTTCGGTTTGGCATTTTTGGGGGCCGGGTGTGCTAAGAAATCTGCAGACCAATCTTTCTCCACAGCCACGCACGCGAGATTTCTCGTCGTGGTGCTGGTGAGGAACCGCTGCATCCGCGAACGGTTGTGATACCCGGCTGGAGTGGACCAGACGGTTTGAGTTTGGTTGTCTGGAGGCCAAAGTCACACTGACGGTCAGCAGATACCACATCTCACGAGTATCTGGTGTGGGCGGCATGATTCGCAGCCTCAATTCCGTACATGGGCATCCTGTTTCCATGTCGGCATAACGGGAACGCTGAGACGCCCAAATCGCCAGCTACGTAATCTTGCCTTCGCCGCTCACTTCATCGAGTAAACTCCGTGCAGCATCTTGGGATTCTCGATCCCCCTCACTGACGTGGGCCGCTGACGTTGGGTCCCTTGCAGGGAAACGTGGATTTCTCGACCTCCGCATTTGCTAGCCGGCCAGACTACTGTAGCCAAAGCAAACCAGATTTTGATCCCTGAGCTGGAATCcttggaagagaaaaagaggcATGACGACTAGAACGTCCAGTGAGGAGGGGAAGAGGGTAAGGGGGGAGTGTGCATGATCACATCACCGTCGCCAAAAGTAGTAAAGAGACTCCAACACTTGAAAGGCTGATGGTGCGGTTCGTGCGCCTCAACTGTGGTGCTAGTGCGAGTTGAGATGTTGGTTCGTCGGTTATTCTCCCCAGATGGAAGAGACTAAAGGTGAGGAGGGGGGAGGCTGGGAACAAGTGAAGAGCCAAGTTACAGGCATCATCACATTCAAATTCAAACCAGGTGACGTGATGTGACGGAACTCCAAGAATAGAGAGAGACAAGGTCGCAGCCCGTTCGTCAAACAGGAAGGGAAGGGTGTGATTGAGGAAATCAATGTTTGTGAAATGCGGCAAGCCAAGATTTTGTCAGCTTCCAGGTCGAGTATTAGCCGCCTACGAATGACTGTGTGTGCGACAAGTTGACACCTCCAACTTCTTTTTTCATCACAAGCTTGCGTGACTTGAGTGATTTGAgtgagtccatgtctggtcaatcaatcaatcccGTCTCATCTCAGCCCCGAGTGTCACGCATCCTTTTTCACGCTCCATCTCGTCCAAACGACACTCACAATGTGCAAAACATGTCGCAATCAGCAAACAATGTACTCCATAgctgcaaaaagaaaagaaaccgcacctttcttcttccatgccCGCACTTGCGCCCGCTCTCGACAAGTCACAACCTTCGAATCAGTTTGCTCGCCttccatgttcaatgttctccgCATCAAATCAATTCATCTCAGTCCAGCTGAGAAGAGCCTCCAGCCACCCGAGACATGATGCTCCAAAAATGCAGCCACGCGCCTCTGTGGCGAATAAAACCGCACTACTTTCAGGGGTGTGTTTGCTGAACCTGCTTTTCCACCCCTGGCCTGGCCCCTTCTGCGCATgtccctcctcctcctggaTAGGATAGCACAAAAAATAACATTTGAACTTGGcgtgccgtctggtgggttTCAATACAACACAGTATGAGCCCTCTACACTTGGTATTGGCAAGCAAGGATGTAGTCTTTTTTTGCCATATTTACTTTTACATTGTCTCAACTCGTCTGAACCAACTGTCTGCGAGGACGGCCCAGAGAGTGCGCCCAAGTCCAAAATGAGGAGGGTATCACGACTCAGGAGAAACGCGTTTGACTCGCGATCAGTCTATCGGCCGGCTAGCCACCTTTCACATCCCACAAGTCCGTGCTGCCCGCACACCCCACGACAAAAATGATCAAGTTGACAAAAAATAGAAAGGACAGAGAATACAATTTTACGGAGAAAAGCAAACTGTAGAGGTGCATGTCGCTTGCATCTACCGACGGGAGTGTGATCGCCGTGCAAAGTGACCACCCGAGCGGCCATTTCACACCGGCAAAAGAGCACCACTGGCGGGTGCAACACCAGTATTTTCGTAGTTTTACTGCTTACAAAAGGTCCAATAAGCAAAAATATCGTGCCGACCGAGTTAGCGCCACGTTTTGTAGCAGAGAAAGTAGCCCAGTGCTGAAAGCAAGATTTGGTGAAGTTCTTCACACCATCTTGTGCGAGGCAATAAGCCCCAGGGTTGCAGTGGGTTGAGAAAACAGTGGAAGAAGTGCTCTTGTTACTTGTTGAGAAGCTGTAGATTCGGTGTTGGCTTTTGCGGCTGTTTCTCTTGACTCTTTCAATGATGCAGACACGGTTCAGTCATTTCCACAGGCTCGCTCAGTTACTCTTGTATGACGTGAAGACTGTTTCTTGAAAGTGAACCCCGCTCGAGGGACTACCTTGGGTTGTGAATGAATTTGATGGATGCTCGAGTCACTGGGAGGTTGCACTGGGCGGGACTGCAAGGGGCGGGCCGGCGGAAACGGAAAGTCTAGCAAGATGTGGACGGTCATATGGCCCTCTTCGCCAGGAGTCAGAAGAAATCATACCCAGGCATCGTTGGATGGAGGTTGTCTACGCGGCCAGGatggctgtctggtgtggacATGGGGAACAAGGACACAGAgcacattcacattcacattcacgCATCATGATCAAGGCAATTATGTGCGGTAGCAAACCATCCATTTTGTCTATTCTAAAATTCGTTCCCTGCAATACGTCGCTATCCGTAACTAATCAAAAGGTATATGATATGACACACTTATCCCCTCTTCTCATCTGTGCGCAGCTTCTTCGCCTGATTCTGCGACGCTCGAAATGAAAACGTTGGGTATCTCAAGACAGTGAAAAAAACGTCCCTTGCTCCAGGTCCCTTCCACGTTTGCATTGCTGATAGTACAGGTCGCCCATTACTTGTCTTAGTAACTTTTGTAAAAAACACAAACTCCAGGGTCGAGGATGTAGTGTCCAGGTCAAACAGAAATGAAAAAAACAAAGGGAAAAAATTATTCATCCTCGTGGGCTTGGGCCGCGTCCTTTAAATAGTCCACAGGGCTGAATGGCAAGATATATTAATGTACAGTCTCCTGGCATGTCCAATCCGGGAAATGGAGAGAGTCTCCGGAGGATTTCCGGATCCATGGTGGCATGTTTGAGAAACATAAGGAGAAAGCGGAAAGTAGACAGGAAAGAAAATGTGGCAAGAAACGAGGGTATTCCCCGAGTCAAAGTTCCATCCTGTACGGGATTTTCCCCAAAGACTGAAGGCGATCCTATGAGGCGAGGCCATCTAGATGGTAGGATTGTCGATGATGTCCTGGCAGTTTGCGTCGAATCGGAGGTTGAAAAGTCTGATGCCCTGCATGAGTTTTTCCGTCTTGGCGAGCTCTCTGTCACGGCCAAACAGAGTCAGGACAAACTCCACGCCCGAGTTCTTTCCCAAGCCTgagctcttcttcttggcagcagccttgagcATGGGAGCCTCACAGGCCTTGAGGAGTGCCCGCAACTTGTCTGTGAGACGCTCACCTGCGTCGATGAACTCATTCATTAACTCTCGGTTCTCGGCACTGCGAACCTGACCGACAATCTCTTCTGCACGCTTAATCTTGCCATACAACTTGATCAGTAGGAGCCACAAATCACCGGCCATGTCAGCAATGGGCTTGTCAGACCCTTCGTGGTACACAGTCCAGTCGTAAATCCATTTACCTAGACTGTTGGCGTCGAACACACTGCCCAACAATAGGATGGGCTGTTCCTGCGGGTCCCAATTCTTAAGTGAGTACCCTTGCGGAATGCGGTGGCGACGAGCGTCGTTTTCGGTTGCCTTGGGAGTTGACGGCGGCGGCTTGGATCGCTGACTAGTGGCCATGGGCCGAACGGTTGACGGCCGTTGAGGAACCGAGGCTGATGACCGGCGAGCATGGCCGTGGCTTGTTGGTGGCCGGGtctgtggtgatggctgtggctgcggAGAGTCGTAAGGTGAAGCCCGCGCATAGCTAGGATCGGCATAGTAAGAAGAGCTCTGCGGATGGTCCCCCTGATTAGTGTACCATCCCTCATCGTATATCGGAAATTGCGGAGTGTGGCGAGTCTTTGGCCGTGACTTGGCAAGGAGCACGAAAGTGCGTCCATCCACAGTCTCGATAATCTCGTCCTCGTCGGATTCTCCATAGGGAGTGGAAGCCCGGACATAGGTATACGAGTGCCGGCGATCGCGCCTGGGAGGAGTCTGATATTGGGCCGTGTGGCGGCGCGACGACGAAAAATCTTTGGCACTCACATCTACCGTACAATAGTCACCATAACTATTGTATCTCGGGGACTCCAGGTGCGTCCGGGGAGTGAGACCACCATGCTGCGAGTAGCTGCTGGCTCGCGTGTGAGCAACTCGCGTGGCGGGCCGTCGCGGAGTCGACGAGTCGAACCAGTTCGGTCGAGGAGACGGAGTGGGCGTGGCCGAAGACATGCGGGAATATTCCCACTCGTGGATCGGTGTCGATCCTGGTGTTCGTGGTGAAGGGTAGTTCATTGTGGTCGGTTTGTTTCTGCTATGCCGCGTGACATGCAgctgtggtgttgctgtCCCCCAAAGCTGCTGTGGCCCAACGTGGCCAAACACACTAAACGGGGATGAATGATGTAGTCGTCGAGGGATCCCCCCGTCTCGTCGATGTGATCGTCGAGTTCGTTATTGTTGCAAACTGATGTCGTGTCCAGTTTGTGGACGCCGCGCCTCGGGTATAAGACGCGCAATGGTGGACGTTCTTTTGGCACGTCACCTCGGTATGTGGTCGGAGGAGTAGGGGTTTGAAAATTgtcctgctgctgcaaacATGACCGGTGTGAAGGAGTAAACTTTGTATATTCCTCTGGGCAAGGAGAGGAATTATAGCCAAGTAGTCAGGGAACTCGGCAAGTGGCAAATGTCCAGAGACAAGACGCTGAGCAGGCAGCCAGCGACTCACTGATTAACTGTTGAGTAAAGAGCGGCAGAAACGACGTCGGTTTTATCCCAACGCGCTTTGGACAATTACTGTGAATGCTTTATTGGTTGGTGATTGGCAAATGCCAAAATCTTGTAAGAGAGCAAAGGGAGGGAAGCAAAATGTGCGTGTGGAGATGGAGCGGTATTCTTATAAGAAAAGCAGGCGAGTGTCTCCGTCCTGGCGCTGGGCGTTTAGTCCGACAGGACAgggccagggccagggcCAGGAGGGACTTTGGACAAGTTCCCAGTGCAGCCATGTccaggtctggtccatgtcgggTCCGCTCTGGCTCTGCATTGCACAAGCTCTAGccataaaaaaaaaacaagcaAGGGCACAGGCACTTTGCAGGGGGTGGCAGGGGAGTGCAAAGTGCGACCACGAGTTGAGCCTTGAATCTCGCCGAGCCACCGACTGGACCTGGACACACTGGCCGGCTGGAGGACAGGACCGGCATGCAACTGGAATAGTTACAGACCCAGAGGGGGTGTGTCATTCTGttcgtgtctggtctggtcgtgGCCTGGCGGATTTGATCATCAatgaccagaccagactggactcTCTGGCTGGCCACCACACATGGAATAGCGGCGAACAACAGGGAACCTCACCCGTGCATTCATTTGATGGGCCCCCTGAAGGCTGTCCACTGGGAGGGGGGGTGGCCATAGGACCTCAAGTGCTGAATGGGAGAACTGGACACTCAAGGGCGGAGCGCTAGAGGGCATCTGGAAAGACACGAGCGTTGACTCGTCCTCCAAGCTTCAcattcatcatcgtccatgtcttggtAAACCTCCAGCCTCGCGGGGgctcgtcattgtcatcgtcatcgaGACCAGACTGACAGCACTTGGGCCACGCAGTGCTTCGTTCACGGATTATGTTCTCTTTCGTCCGAACTGTTCGGTACTACCAACTTCGACTGCCTTCCACAAGTGTCCGATACACAGGTTAATCAGTCATACCACGTCTTGAGAATGTGACAATTACTCATCCGCTTGGTTCGCTCGGTCGAGATGTTGGCTGGCATCGCCCGCCCAGGCGCCCTGGTCACACCTTCAAGGCGCAATCGAGCCTTAATTGGAAGCAACCTCTCCGGCACAGTTGCTACCCCCGACTCACGACTCACACCAGAATCGAGTCAAGTGTGCCCAGTTCCCATTCACGTTGGGTTGTGAGAGCCCAGGTACATGTAGGCGTAAGCCACACACGCACAGTGCCTGACACCGTCCAGACGATGATGCCCATGTGCCCGGTCCGGTCCATGATCAACTGTTGGAAATCAGGTCGTCTCCCGTGCCCGCCGTTCGATCCATCCACTGGTCCCAGCAATCAGCTTCCTTTGTCCAATGTATCCTCTTTGATGACTACTGTTGTCTCCTACTGCCTCTCACTGGCCACAGCAGAACCAGTTGGTCAACGTCTCGTGTTGCCCAGCCGCGCTTCGCCTGCCTGCTGACTACCAGACAACTTCAGCTGACTGAGATGACTGAGACGTCGGGCGCTGTGTTGCGAGTGGGCAACGAGAAAGACATCAAGCAAGAAAATTTGGACAAGCTGAGTGGTGCCGTTCCGTAAATCTCACTGACTCGTTTCGCCTCTGTTGGCGAGCAACGGAAGGGCGAACCTTGTTGGCCAAGAGATCAATCCAGTCATTGAGCAAGGCTCTGGGTGTGtgccatcttcgtcttccctGAGTATTGTTCTGAACGAGGGCTGGCAATGTCAATCCCAGCCCTCCCCGTGCTCCGCCGGCTAGATGTATGCACGCGTGGTATCCTTTGGAAGTTGTGTTGCGCAATATTACGACAAACAGGGACGCAGCTCGTTGACTGGTATACGACCAAGCTTACAGGCAATCCTTCAAGGACTTTTTGCATCCTTGTTGGCTGGTCGCAACTTCAGGACAGTCATCAtgcctactccgtacagaaAACAGAGACTTTATCCTGGTCCCTGCACATCCCATATTGTACAAAGTAAACCTCACCAGGAACCGGTTCAACGAATCTCGTGAAAAGCGTTCTGTTTCTCACAAAGTGACGGCACACCAACAACAGGGGAccagccaccaagccaaggagCACTACTAGCCCAACTCCTCATCCTGGTATTGGTGTTCGGTACGGCCTGGCTGATTGTGGACGCAACAGACATCTGAGCGTGCACATGAGGTTGATGCTACTTCACAGACCTGGAACTTTTCAATacgacaccagactctcctCGACTTGTGGTACAATCGGTTCCGCATTGCCGTGTGCAAAGCAACTCATCGATCGCCTTGTCCGGAACCTTTGGCATTGGCCAGACTCATGCCAGGCACTCTTGGAATCCCATTGCATGTTGTCATAGCCTAGAgcattgtcattgtcaccaTTATTGTTATTTGTCAATTTTGTTTTCCCTCAAAAGTTTTCGCCAGAACTGTGTAAATTACTGACCTGGCCTCTGaccctgccctgccctgaCTCAACCCTGTGTGGTTGCCTCATCGCCCCCTTGACTGCAATTTACCGAGACATGTTAAGCGAAATGATGGAACGAGCCCTTTTTCCAGCCTCGTACTGAGAAATTTGCAAATACTGTCGCCTTGGAACAAGCTTGTCTGTCAACAAAACAGTTTTTCTGCCCAGGAAATTTTGGAGGAAACGGCAGGTGGGCTCTGACAAAAACAGAGCAGAGGATGATCGGAATCTATCTGGCTGATGGACCGTGAGCGAGGCCGCTCGTTCTGATGCCAAAATGAACAAAATCCTTTTCACATACGGGGTCTTTCACGCACAATTCCTCAAAGGTCGGAGATTAGTGGATGACGGGTCTCTCGCTCGGGCGCGATCTCTCAATGTCAGTGTAAGTGTGTAGAAATCATGATATGCAGGGGCTCTGCGGAGTAGGGAATCTAGAATAAACAAGTCGAGTCTCCTTGGAAGCACGTCGTGGTCTGTCTCATGTGGTCAAGTTGATATCCAGCACACTCGAGCCCAATGAATCTCCATCGTCACTGCTGCCAACGAGAGGATATGCTTTTGCGCTCTTTGGTCGTTCCTGCCCGCCCCAGGTCgctccttcttcattgaTGTGATTCAGGGTGCACTTGCACTTTACAGACCACAACCCTCACTCCCAAACGTGTTCTCAACATCGTTTTTCTTCATTTCAAGCCAGATTCTCCTATCACACTACCGTGGATTCACTACTACGCAACGAATCCCCATTCAGTTACCCCTTATGTCCTCGCAATGAGGCTGATGTCTTGTTTATCCTTATTTGATAGTGAGGACGATCGGAACCCAAAGCCTTGGAATGCCTGGCATGTCTTACTCCTCGGCGCTTTCGGTACCCTTGCCAGGAACTCCAGCACTGTGGTCTCATTGTTTGCTTGTTTGTTGACACTACTGGTGCCCCGGTTGCTTTAGCAT
This window contains:
- a CDS encoding cytidine/deoxycytidylate deaminase family protein (similar to Metarhizium robertsii ARSEF 23 XP_007818551.1), yielding MSSSTTDASELISTLLKTVEDRIVPLTQKGVASGSKVFGAAILSRSTLRPLTVATNNERVSPLLHGEINCIQQFFTVDYQDPSARPDPQKDCIFFATHEPCSLCLSGIAWSGFNEFYYLFTYEDSRDLFSIPYDIDILESVFRVQGEESDDQVKKRELYNRNNKFFKGRSVEDLLGDLEYEAEREKWRMEIKRVKELYKSLSETYQKGKKSGAESSSVWK
- a CDS encoding vegetative cell wall protein gp1 (similar to Metarhizium robertsii ARSEF 23 XP_007818550.1) — protein: MNYPSPRTPGSTPIHEWEYSRMSSATPTPSPRPNWFDSSTPRRPATRVAHTRASSYSQHGGLTPRTHLESPRYNSYGDYCTVDVSAKDFSSSRRHTAQYQTPPRRDRRHSYTYVRASTPYGESDEDEIIETVDGRTFVLLAKSRPKTRHTPQFPIYDEGWYTNQGDHPQSSSYYADPSYARASPYDSPQPQPSPQTRPPTSHGHARRSSASVPQRPSTVRPMATSQRSKPPPSTPKATENDARRHRIPQGYSLKNWDPQEQPILLLGSVFDANSLGKWIYDWTVYHEGSDKPIADMAGDLWLLLIKLYGKIKRAEEIVGQVRSAENRELMNEFIDAGERLTDKLRALLKACEAPMLKAAAKKKSSGLGKNSGVEFVLTLFGRDRELAKTEKLMQGIRLFNLRFDANCQDIIDNPTI